In a single window of the Flavivirga spongiicola genome:
- a CDS encoding coiled-coil domain-containing protein produces MKKLVLILLTVFTIQNTFTQNWIEGENWIEIALDKGIKIENNDSHELKNDTAIFPILLEKGEILINKEKGAEGKKLNHKDNQDYIIFNEDLLRFKVDQNRYKLIQQPNIDLYKKLLAKKHTIFKQEEEEKNNLEIDLSKVKKLLSDNNVSTKFYLIFHNDDNDDNDDIITFDKKHACISTSKIGYETRLFIPGFPSIFLNANDITKYKANIIVSVKDTLDNGDIIGINHPSNTWYRIKRSYLTQSNRKKDSTYSLEPNTLRNLSQTEKYTLAKSTFLNKNVYSYNNGTWGKTTELKLLNTVIIFVIIILIGLLIWFLLNKYFKHPIKKHYDNEGIKEFMETHNLSTKKFKKLNPIFKSYHFDSSENRSSNANILEKIEKEGNDLNIDYYYAFKPKRENNETPIGESESYNRITSELTIEKLENLLHQNTNSIIQEIRRQKNDEKQNITLEELRDKKKELESAETKIEGLEESLKDIKNQNEKLGSNLIESSKNLDLYKNQLVFVNTELQSIGKNYVELINHFKSAQKEIINFVNNKSLDINEKQGNLILSIMGNYPSNNFDDWLIFLNQLSKGKVFTDTTLSDTIIGHSDDDEKVRYLKIGAYKNLWEPYANAIFLQLEHLRVLSNITEPNQFSDDLQKRAITIINNLKKSLQDLANLKINYIPILSHYESETFTKVSSNTTNRIFKNTNVDSEHIVQVLSFGFKKVNGFENETTEVIIKN; encoded by the coding sequence ATGAAAAAATTAGTTTTAATATTATTAACAGTTTTCACCATCCAAAATACATTTACTCAAAATTGGATTGAAGGGGAAAATTGGATTGAAATAGCACTTGACAAAGGGATTAAAATAGAAAATAACGACTCACATGAGTTAAAAAATGATACTGCAATTTTTCCGATACTTTTGGAAAAAGGAGAAATATTAATTAATAAGGAAAAGGGAGCTGAAGGTAAAAAACTTAATCATAAAGACAACCAAGATTACATTATTTTCAATGAAGATCTTTTAAGGTTTAAGGTCGATCAAAATCGATACAAATTAATACAACAACCTAATATTGATCTATATAAAAAGCTTTTAGCAAAGAAGCATACTATTTTTAAACAAGAAGAAGAAGAAAAAAACAATCTTGAGATTGATCTTTCTAAGGTTAAAAAACTCTTGAGCGACAATAACGTTAGTACTAAATTCTATTTAATCTTTCATAATGATGATAATGATGATAATGATGACATAATCACATTTGATAAAAAACATGCTTGTATTTCCACTAGTAAAATCGGATATGAGACACGTTTATTCATTCCAGGCTTTCCATCTATTTTTCTCAATGCTAATGATATAACAAAATATAAAGCAAATATTATAGTTTCTGTAAAAGATACGCTGGACAATGGTGATATTATTGGAATTAATCATCCTAGCAATACATGGTATAGAATTAAAAGAAGCTACCTAACCCAAAGCAACAGAAAGAAAGATTCTACATATTCTTTAGAGCCAAATACTCTTAGAAACCTTTCCCAAACGGAAAAATATACATTGGCGAAGTCAACATTTCTTAATAAAAATGTATACAGTTATAATAATGGGACATGGGGAAAAACAACCGAACTAAAACTCCTTAATACTGTAATAATTTTTGTTATTATTATCCTTATTGGGCTTTTAATATGGTTTTTATTAAATAAATACTTTAAGCACCCTATAAAAAAACATTACGACAATGAAGGCATCAAAGAGTTTATGGAAACCCATAATTTGTCTACTAAAAAGTTTAAGAAACTAAATCCTATCTTCAAATCTTATCATTTTGATTCCTCAGAAAATCGTAGCTCAAATGCTAACATTTTAGAAAAAATAGAAAAAGAAGGAAATGATTTAAATATAGACTATTACTATGCTTTTAAACCTAAAAGAGAAAACAACGAAACACCTATAGGCGAAAGTGAGTCATATAATAGAATTACTTCGGAATTGACAATAGAAAAACTCGAAAACCTGCTGCATCAAAATACGAATAGCATTATTCAGGAAATTCGTAGACAAAAGAACGATGAAAAACAAAACATAACGCTAGAAGAATTAAGAGACAAAAAAAAGGAATTAGAATCCGCAGAAACCAAAATTGAGGGGCTTGAAGAATCACTTAAAGACATTAAAAACCAAAATGAGAAATTAGGATCTAACCTTATAGAAAGTTCAAAAAACTTAGATTTATATAAGAATCAATTAGTTTTTGTTAATACTGAGCTTCAATCAATCGGAAAAAATTATGTTGAGTTAATCAATCATTTCAAAAGTGCTCAAAAAGAAATCATCAATTTCGTCAATAATAAAAGCCTCGACATTAATGAAAAACAAGGTAACTTGATTTTAAGCATTATGGGGAATTACCCAAGCAACAATTTTGATGACTGGCTTATATTTTTAAATCAATTATCCAAAGGTAAAGTTTTTACTGATACAACATTATCCGATACCATTATAGGCCACAGTGATGACGATGAAAAAGTAAGATATCTTAAAATAGGAGCCTATAAAAATTTGTGGGAACCCTATGCTAATGCAATATTTCTCCAGTTGGAGCATTTAAGAGTATTGAGCAACATTACCGAGCCAAATCAATTTTCTGATGATTTACAAAAAAGAGCAATAACTATAATTAACAATTTAAAAAAGAGCTTGCAAGATTTAGCTAATTTAAAAATTAATTATATACCTATCTTAAGTCATTACGAATCAGAAACTTTCACAAAAGTAAGTTCCAATACTACCAATCGTATCTTTAAAAATACAAATGTAGATTCTGAGCATATTGTTCAGGTTCTTTCATTTGGTTTTAAAAAGGTGAATGGTTTTGAAAACGAAACAACTGAGGTTATAATAAAAAATTAA